In Acropora muricata isolate sample 2 chromosome 11, ASM3666990v1, whole genome shotgun sequence, one DNA window encodes the following:
- the LOC136891102 gene encoding putative nuclease HARBI1 encodes MADLLFRELGLLPVPKRKERQFRLRDDFSLTDFTDNELRRRYRFSRESIDFLVELLRDDLERPTSRNHALSATVQVLVALRFFASGSFLQVIGDTLGLSKSTMQDERFCFISGMFTNIVARWPGSTHDSFIFSDSQIGQQLNAQHQSVEDGLLLGDSGYPCKPYLMTPYLNPGTNKQTDFNNAHTRTRVAIEQAFGVWKRRFHLLHSEIRMKPEKVCMMIGACAVLHNIAILRKEPLYGDAEADDQPDPICYCGPEDGKANFRDHICNTFF; translated from the exons atggcggatttACTGTTTCGTGAGTTAGGTTTGTTACCGGTTCCAAAACGAAAAGAGAGGCAGTTCAGGTTACGTGACGACTTTTCTTTAACGGACTTCACGGATAATGAGCTAAGAAGGCGATATCGTTTTAGCCGTGAGTCTATTGACTTTTTGGTGGAGCTTCTTCGTGACGATCTTGAAAGACCCACGTCGCGAAACCATGCCTTGTCAGCTACTGTGCAAGTTCTTGTGGCGTTGCGCTTTTTTGCCAGTGGAAGCTTTCTCCAAGTTATTGGAGATACTCTCGGTCTGTCAAAATCTACC ATGCAAGATGAaagattttgtttcatttcaggCATGTTCACAAACATCGTTGCAAGATGGCCTGGCAGCACGCACGACAGTTTTATTTTCAGTGATTCGCAAATTGGCCAACAACTCAATGCCCAGCACCAGTCTGTGGAAGATGGTTTGCTGTTAGGTGACAGTGGCTACCCTTGCAAGCCCTACTTGATGACCCCTTACTTGAATCCCGGCACCAACAAGCAGACAGATTTTAACAATGCACATACTAGAACAAGGGTAGCCATTGAACAGGCATTTGGTGTATGGAAAAGAAGGTTTCACCTGCTACATTCGGAGATTAGGATGAAGCCAGAAAAAGTCTGCATGATGATTGGAGCTTGTGCAGTTTTGCACAATATAGCTATTCTGAGGAAGGAACCTCTCTATGGCGATGCTGAAGCTGATGATCAGCCTGATCCTATTTGCTATTGTGGTCCAGAAGATGGCAAGGCCAATTTCAGAGACCACATTTGTAATACTTTTTTCTGA